Proteins encoded in a region of the Babesia bovis T2Bo chromosome 4 map unlocalized Chr4_2, whole genome shotgun sequence genome:
- a CDS encoding ATP-NAD kinase family protein, with protein sequence MESSVENAHRYVADPPDIIQKLCFAEDLIYSSKEQDVNVVYSRYPRKVMICSSKQGDAIQKAREEVVKHIKETYDCIVVIHDRLLPSIEAEAEKLWGEIHNMYTKPTMLTDKDNDADVSVAYGEINTDDVDLIIVIGGDGTILKVIKMFTNAIPPVIGLSMGSMGYMVKFNMDELKETLSNICTAGLRVSRRRMLHVEIYSDTGVLIARRNALNECVIDRGLSPCISTLDVYYNGTYFTTVTGDGALISTPSGSTAYSMSAGGPIVHPSVSSMLFTVICPHSISYRPVVLPYDAVLDILVPADNRGYARLSVDGNYHCTLKQGCYVRVYSSKVAFPLVLPNNTQAGEEWIRALREHLHWNYRVRQQTLGLDHPLQ encoded by the coding sequence ATGGAGTCTTCCGTTGAAAATGCTCATAGATATGTAGCAGATCCACCAGATATAATACAGAAGCTCTGCTTTGCTGaagatttaatatattcatctAAAGAGCAAGATGTTAACGTTGTCTACTCACGCTATCCTCGTAAGGTAATGATATGCTCATCGAAACAAGGTGATGCAATTCAAAAGGCGCGTGAAGAAGTAGTAAAACATATCAAAGAAACGTATGACTGTATAGTTGTCATACACGATCGCTTATTACCTTCCATAGAAGCGGAAGCAGAAAAACTTTGGGGAGAAATCCacaatatgtatacaaAACCAACCATGTTAACTGATAAAGATAATGATGCAGATGTATCGGTGGCATATGGTGAAATTAACACTGATGATGTTGATCTAATTATCGTCATTGGAGGAGATGGGACAATATTAAAAGTAATCAAGATGTTCACTAATGCTATACCACCAGTAATAGGACTCTCCATGGGATCAATGGGATATATGGTAAAATTCAACATGGATGAATTAAAAGAAACCCTTAGTAATATATGTACAGCGGGTCTCAGAGTCTCCAGGAGAAGGATGCTACATGTTGAAATTTACAGTGATACGGGCGTCCTAATCGCCCGTAGAAATGCACTCAATGAGTGTGTAATTGACAGAGGTTTGTCCCCTTGCATCTCTACATTGGATGTTTACTATAATGGGACGTATTTTACCACTGTAACAGGTGATGGAGCATTAATTAGCACTCCTAGTGGATCAACTGCATATTCAATGTCCGCTGGTGGGCCGATTGTTCATCCATCAGTGTCATCAATGTTGTTTACCGTAATTTGTCCACATTCAATTTCATATAGACCGGTAGTATTGCCATATGACGCAGTGCTGGATATTTTAGTACCTGCAGACAACAGAGGATACGCTAGACTTTCCGTTGATGGAAACTACCATTGTACCCTGAAACAGGGGTGTTACGTACGTGTGTATTCTTCGAAGGTTGCATTCCCCTTAGTTTTGCCAAATAACACTCAGGCAGGCGAGGAGTGGATAAGAGCTTTAAGGGAACACCTACATTGGAATTATAGGGTCAGGCAGCAAACACTTGGCCTAGATCATCCATTACAATAG